The genomic interval GCGCGATCATCGAGCCGCGCGTGCTGATCCTGATCGACGAGCCGACCAAGGGCCTCGCACCGGCGATCATCAAGTCGATGACGGACGCCCTGCGACAGCTGAAGGAAACCGACACCACGATCCTGCTGGTCGAGCAGAACTTCGCCATGGCGTCGAGCATCGGCGACGACGTGGCGGTGATGGACGACGGCCGGATCGTGCACCGGGGCGGAATGGCGGCGCTGGCCGCCGACGCCGCCCTGCAGGAGAAGCTGATGGGTCTGAGCCTGGAGGCGCATCAATGAGCGACACCGCAATCCGCCCGCGCCTCGAGCGCCGCCCGCTGTCCGACCGGCTGGGCGCCGCGGTGCCGCTGGCACTGGTGCCGGCACTGGCGCTCGCCGGCTTCCTCGCCGTCGGCAATCCGTCGACCTGGCTGACGCTGACCGTCGCCGGCCTCGCCATGGGCCTGATGATCTTCATCATGGCATCCGGGCTGACGATCGTGTTCGGCCTGATGGACGTCATCAACTTCGGCCACGGCGCCTTCATCTCGGTCGGCGCCTTCGTCGGCTTCACGGTGCTCGGCTGGCTGGCCGGCTGGACGGCGGACCCGCGCTTCATGGTCAATCTCGGCGCGGTGTTCATCGCCATTATCGCCTCGATGGCGGCGACCGGGGCGATGGGCTACGCCTTCGAGCGGGTGATCGTGATGCCGGTCTACGGCCAGCACCTGAAGCAGATCCTGGTCACCATGGGCGGCCTGATCATCGCGCAGCAGATGATCCACGTGATCTGGGGGCCCGACGCCATCCACCTCGCCCGGCCCGAGAGCCTGCGCGGCTCGATCGTGCTCGGCGAGGCGGCGATCGAGAAGTACCGGCTGCTGGCAGTGGCCATCGGGCTCGGCCTGTTCCTCGCCATGCGCCACATCCTGCGCTCGACCAAGATCGGCCTGCTGGTGCGCGCCGGCGTGGAGAACGGCGAGATGGTCGAGGCCCTCGGCTACCGGATCCGGCGGCTGTTCCTTCTGGTGTTCATGGCCGGCTCGGCGCTGGCCGGCCTCGGCGGCGTCATGTGGGGACTCTACCAGGAGACGATCACCGCGCACATGGGCTCGGAGATCATGGTGCTGGTGTTCATCGTCGTCATCATCGGCGGCCTCGGCTCGGTGGAAGGCTGCTTCATCGGCGCCCTGCTGGTCGGCCTGCTGTCCAACTACACGGCCTTCGTGGCGCCCAAGGTGGCGCTGGTGTCGACCATCGCGCTGATGGTCGCGATCCTGATGTGGCGACCGCAGGGGCTCTATCCCGTGGTCAAGGCGAAGTGAGGCGGACGCCATGCTGAGACGCATCCTTTCCGGCGACATGCCGCGCAACCGCCTGCTGAGCGCGCTGCTGGCCGCCGTCGCTCTCTGCCTGCTGCTGGCCCCGTTCCTGTTTCCCGGCACGAAGCCGCTGGAGACGGCGGCACGGATCTGCATCTTCATCGTGCTGGTGGCGAGCTACGATATGCTGCTCGGTTACACCGGCATCGTGTCCTTCGCTCACACCATGTTTTTCGGCATCGGCGCCTACGGCACGGCTCTGGCTCTGTCCTCGGCCGGCCCGAGCTTCGTGTCGATCCTGTGGGGCTCGGCCGCCGGCGCAGGCGTCGCCGCCACGCTGGCGCTGGCCATCGGCCTGTTCTCGCTCAGGGTCAAGGCGATCTTCTTCGCCATGGTGACACTCGCCATCGCCAGCGCCTTCGCGGTGCTGGTGTCGCAGCTGTCGCACCTGACCGGCGGCGAGGACGGGCTCAACTACCGGATCCCGCGCGAACTGACGCCGGCCTTCCGGCTGGTCGAGGAGCGCGTGTTCGGCGTGCGCATCGACGGACGAGTGCTGTCCTACTACCTGGTGTTCGGCGTCTCGCTGGCGCTGTTCCTCGCCATGCTGCGGATCGTCAATTCGCCGTTCGGGCGCACGCTCCAGGCGGTGCGCGACAACGCCTTCCGCGCCGAGGCGATCGGCTACCGCGTGGTCTGGTACCGGACCACGGCAACGGTGCTGTCCGCCGTCATGGCCGCGCTCGCCGGCTCGCTGCTGGCGCTGTGGCTGCGCTACACCGGTCCGGCGACCACCCTGTCGATGGAGATCATGATCGACATCCTATTGATGGTGGTGATCGGCGGCATGGGCACGATGTACGGCGCGGTGATCGGCGCGACGCTGTTCATCCTCGCCCAGACCTATCTGCAGGACCTGATGGGAGCGGCCGAGAAGGCGACCAGCGCCGTGCCGCTGGTGTCGATGCTGATCGCGCCGGAACGCTGGCTGCTGTGGCTGGGCGTGCTGTTCGTGCTGTCGGTGTATTTCTTCCCCGCCGGGGTGGTCGGGCGCCTGCGCGCCGGAAAGTCCTGATGCCGGACGGCCTGTTCCTGCACGAGGCCGGCAGTGGCACGCCGCTGCTGCTGCTGCACGGCTGGTCGTGCCACGGCGGCTTCTTCGCGCCGCAGGTCGAGGCGCTTGCCGAGCGCGCGCTGGTCCTCGCCCCGGACCTGCCCGGCCACGGCCGCACCGGCGGCGCGTTCGCCCCGACCATCGAGGTCGCGGCCGACGCCGCAGCCGCGCTGCTCGCCGAGCGCGACCTGTCGGGCGTGGTCGTCTGCGGCTGGTCGATGGGGGCGCATGTCGCCTATGCCCTGGCGCAGCGGCACGGCACCGCCCGCATCAAGGCTCTGATCGCCATCGACATGACGCCGAAGGTGCTCAACGACGCCGACTGGCGGCTCGGCTCGCGCGACGGGCTCGACGCGGAGCGCAATGCCGACGTACTCGCCCGTCTGGTGCCGTCCTGGCCGGCGCCGGCGACCCGCATCGCCGAGCGGATCTTCGCCACCGACAGGACGCCCGACGCGGCGCTGCTCGATTTCGCGCGGCGGGAAATCGCGGCCAGCGATCCGGTGCTGCTCGCCGCCATGTGGGCATCCCTGACCGGGCAGGATTTCCGCGCGGTGCTGCCGCGGCTCGAGGTGCCGCTGCACCTGGCCATGGGGGACCACAGCGCCCTCTACGGCCCCGAGGTCGCCGACTGGTACCGGCGGATGGTGCCGACGGCGCGCCTGCACCGGTTCGCGGCGTCCGGCCACGCGCCGCATCTGGAGGAAGCCGACCGGTTCAACGCACTACTCGGCACGCTGCTCGCCGGCTAACCGCGCGAGGCGGCGGCGGCGCTTGTAACCGTGCCGCGAACGCCCTATCTTGACCGCATCGGCATACCTGCGGGTTACCGAACGGGCTTCGACTAGACCCGGAAAGATTGGTTTCGGCGCATGCGCCTTAAACGTACTGCCTTTCCCGTTTCTACCTTGACTGCTCGTCGCCGCGCGTTGTGCAGGAACGCCCGCCAACGCGCACAACCAAACTACGGGAGAGGACTTCCCCATGCGTGAAAACGGAACCATCAAGTTCTTCAACTACGACCGCGGCTTCGGCTTCATCACCCCGGAAAACGGCGGCAAGGACGTGTTCGTCCACATTTCGGCCTTCGAACAGGCTGGTCTGCCGGCTCCGGAAGAGGGCGCGAAGGTCACCTTCGTCGCCGAGGACGACCGCCGCGGCCGCGGCAAGCAGGCGGGCCAGCTCGAACTGGCGTGAGGCCACCGGCCTCGCCGACCGAGACGATTGCCCAACGCCGCCGGATCGTCCGGCGGCGTTTTTTTTGCGACCGTCAGAGCCGCTTGACGGCATCCTCGACATAAACGAGCGCGCGACCCTCGCACAGGCGGGTGCCGTCGGCGGTTTCGCAGACCGTCTCCAGATCGACCAGGTGCTTCTCGGAACGCAGGCGCGTGATGGTCACGCGCGCGGTCAGCGGCACGCCGAGCGGGGCAGGCGCCAGGAAGCGCATGTCCTGCTTGAGGTAATTCGTGCCCGGCCCCGGCAATTCGACGCCGAGCAGATAGGAGAACAGCGCGCCGATCAGGGGCCCGGGCACCGTGCCGGGCGCAACGGCGGGACCGCCGGACAAGGCGTCGAAGACGGCGATGTCGTCGGCCCCGAAGATGCGCGTGGTTTCGGCCGACTGGCCGGTCTCGAAGCTCATGCGGGGTCTCCGGCTGCGGGGTCTCCGGCCAGGGTGAAGTCGCCGACCAGGCATTCGGCGCCGTCGGCGCGGCGCGTGACGCGCACCGCCATGTGCCCCGGTGCGCCGTCCTTCGGCGCGATCTCGAGCACGAGTTCCTCGTCCGCATAGGCCGGGTTGGGGAACATCAACGCCTGGAACGCCTGGGCGCGGCCGGGCCAGTGGCGCCCGACCAGACCGTGCAGACGCGTGTAGAGCAGCATGCCGTGCGACACGGTGCGGCCGAAGCGGGTGCGGGCGGAGAAGTCCGGATCGACGTGGATCGGGTTGTCGTCGCCCGACACGCGGGCGAAGGCGTCGAAATCGGCCTGGCGCGGGGTCCAGGTGTCGATGATCGGGAACGGCGGGGTCATGCGTCGGATGTCCCTGGCTTGGCCGGTGCCGCCGGCTGGTCCTTGAGGAGGTTCTTGCGCACCTTGCCGGCGGCGGTGCGCGGCAGGTCGGCGACGACGGCGAAGCGCCGGGGCACCTTGTAGCCGGCAAGGCGCTCCCGGCACCAGGCGGGCAGGCCGGCGGGGTCGACGGTATGCCCCGGGCGGGCGATCAGGTAGGCGGCGCCGACCTCGCCCCATCTCTCGTCGGGAATGCCGACGACAACCGCCTCGAGAATGTCGGGATGGTCGACCAGCACGCGCTCGACCTCGGCTGGATAGACGTTCTCGCCGCCGGAGATGTACATGTCCTTGATGCGGTCGACGATGTAGTAGTAACCATCGGCGTCACGGCGGGCGACGTCGCCGGACTTCAGCCAGCCGTCGGCCGTGAAGGCGGCGGCGGTGGCCGCGGGATTATCCATGTAGCCGGGGGTGACACCGGGCCCGCGGATCTGCAGCTCGCCCTCGCCCGGCCCCTCGACAAGACTGCCGTCGGGCGCCTCCAGGCGGACCTCGGCGAGGATCTGCGCCTTGCCGACCGAGCCGATCTTCCGCGCGGCGCCGGCGCGGTCCATGATGAACACGGTCGGGCCGGTCTCGGTCATGCCCATGCCGTTGCAGATGGTGGCGCCACGGCTCGCGTAGAGGCGCAGGAGATGCTCGGGGATCGGCGCGCCGCCGCAGGCATAGGAGCGGACGGCGGCGAGATCCAGTTCGGAAAAGCGCGGGTGCAGGGACAGCGCCTGGTAGATCGCCGGCACGCCGAAGAAGGCGGTACAGGCGCCGGCCCCCAGCAGGTCGACGACGGCATCGGCGTCGAACTTGCGCAGCACGGTCGAGGCGCCGCCGAGCAGGAACAGCGGCAGCGTCATCAGGTTGATCCCGGCCGTGTGGAAAAGCGGCAGGAAATTCAGGCTGGTATCGGCGGAGGTCAGGTCCGTCGCCTGGGCGTAGTTGATGGCGTTGGCCCAGGCCATGCCGGCGGTCTGGATCACCGCCTTGGGCAGACCGGTGGTGCCGGAGGTGAACAGCAGATACCAGGGATCGGAGGCCGACACCCGGACCGAAGCGCGAGATTCTGCGGCGGCGGCGATCAGCTCGTCGAGGCTGAAGTCGGCGTCCTGGCCCGGCCCCATGGCGATGCGGCGGAGGCGGTGGGTGGCGGACAAGTGCCGCGCCTCGGCCTCGAAGGCCTTGTCGTGGATGAGGATTTTCGCCCCGCAGGCGGGGATCAGCGGCGACAGCTCGGCGACCGGCTGGCGCCAGTTGAGCGGCACCAGGATCAGCCGCGCCTTCTGGGCGGCGAACAGCACGACGAAGAAGTCGGGCCGGTTGAGACACAGGACCGCGAGCCGGTCGCCCGCCGAAAGACCCAGCTCCGTCAAGGCGTTGGCAAGGCGTCTTGCACGCCGCTCGACATCCTCGAAGGTCAGCGTGAGCCCGCTCTCGCGGTCGACGAAAGCGGTCGCGCCGGGCGTCAGTTCCGCCCGCCGGGCCGCCATGTCGGTGACATAGTCCATCGTTTCCCCCGTCAAAAACCGCCGGATCGGTGCCTATCGACCGCCGGAGAAGCGCCGCATGCGTGCCACCGTGTCCGGATGGCCGACGAGATCCAGGAACCGGTCACGCTCACGGTCGAGGCGCGCGGCGACGAGCGCCAGGCGCGGCGCGTCCCAGACGCCAGAGCGGGTGGCGGCCAGGGCGCGCCGGTCCTTGGTGCGCAGCGCTGCCATCCAGGCGTCGACCGCTGAGCCGAGGCCGTCCGGCTCGACCACCTGGGTGGCAAGGCCGAGGGCATGCGCCTCGTCGGCGTCGATGCGGCGGTTGAGCAGCTGGATCGCGAGTGCGGCCGACACGCCGACGCGCTCGGGCAACAGCGCGGTCCAGCCGCCGTCGGGGGCAAAGCCCATCTCGACGTAATAGGGCTGCAGGAAGGCGCTGCGGCTCATGGCGACGAGGTCGGCGGCAAGCACCAGACCGAGTGAGCCGCCGGTGAGCGGACCGTTGACGGCGGCGACGACCGGAGCTGGAAAGCGCAGCAGCTCGAGGATCGCCGCGTGCAGGCCTGAGACCAGACGGCGGGAATAGGCAAGCAGTTCCTCCGCCGTACCGGCATGGGCGAGGAAGCCGGCGATGTCGCCGCCGGTGGAGAAGCTCCTGGCCGCAGAGGCGAGCACGAGGGCAACCGGCTCGGTGGCCACCGCCTCGGCGAGACGCGCGCGCAGGGCGTCGACCAGTTCCGGCACCAGGGCGTTGTGGCGGTCGGTGCGGGCGAGCGTCAGCGTCGCGATACCGTCGCGCAGGGCAAGCTCGACCGGGGCGGTCATCGGTCGCGCTCCGGCGCAAGGCCATGGGCGATGAGGTCGTGGGCGGCCTCGACCACCGTGTCGATCGGCGTGGTATCGCCCCACACGACCATGCGCTCGCCGAGCGCGCGGGCGATGCCCATCAGCGCCCAGGCGCGGATCTCGCTGTCGCCGGGTCGGATCTGGCCGGCGGCGTCGGCGGCCTCGAGCGCCGTGCGGTAGCCTTCCGCGAAGGTGCGGAAATAGGCCCGGTAGGCGGCCGGGTCGACGAACAGGGCTTCCTGGATGATCCGGTAGAGGTCGGGATGGGCGGCGACGAAGGCGAGGAAGCCGTTCAGGCCCGCCTTCTCCGCCTCCAGCCGATCAGGAATGTCTGCGGTCGCTTCGGTCAGGGCGCGCCGCACCAGCCGGCCCATTTCCAGCACCAGTTCGGAGAAGACCTCGTCCTTGCTCTTGAAATAGATGTAGAATGTACCCTGCGCGCAGCCGGCCTCGCGGGTGATGGCGCCGATCGAGGCGTCGTTGAAGCCCTTGGCGCCGATGACGCGCTCGGCGGCACCAAGGATCGCCCGGCGCGTCGCCTCGCCGCGCGCCGTCTTCGGTTGGCCGGCCGTCTGGCTGCCCGCGGCGGAGCCGGATTGCGGTCCCGGTCCTGCTCCCGGCCGTGTCCCGGCACGCCCCCCGCCGGCCACCCGCGCGCGCGGCCGTGCCGTCCTGTCCTTGCCCTGCGCCACCCGGCGGTCCTCCCGAGGCAAACATGAAACATGAATCACTATTCATGTTTTGGACGATTTTGCAAGCGGGTGATTGCGCCCCACGAGCGACCGTCGCGAAAGGTGCCCGGGCGCCGGAGCCTGCCGCCGACGGGTCGAGACGGCGCTGCGCGTCTCCTCACCATGAGGGCGAGGACCGCCGTCGGGGCGAGGCCGG from Polymorphum gilvum SL003B-26A1 carries:
- a CDS encoding branched-chain amino acid ABC transporter permease produces the protein MSDTAIRPRLERRPLSDRLGAAVPLALVPALALAGFLAVGNPSTWLTLTVAGLAMGLMIFIMASGLTIVFGLMDVINFGHGAFISVGAFVGFTVLGWLAGWTADPRFMVNLGAVFIAIIASMAATGAMGYAFERVIVMPVYGQHLKQILVTMGGLIIAQQMIHVIWGPDAIHLARPESLRGSIVLGEAAIEKYRLLAVAIGLGLFLAMRHILRSTKIGLLVRAGVENGEMVEALGYRIRRLFLLVFMAGSALAGLGGVMWGLYQETITAHMGSEIMVLVFIVVIIGGLGSVEGCFIGALLVGLLSNYTAFVAPKVALVSTIALMVAILMWRPQGLYPVVKAK
- a CDS encoding branched-chain amino acid ABC transporter permease — protein: MLRRILSGDMPRNRLLSALLAAVALCLLLAPFLFPGTKPLETAARICIFIVLVASYDMLLGYTGIVSFAHTMFFGIGAYGTALALSSAGPSFVSILWGSAAGAGVAATLALAIGLFSLRVKAIFFAMVTLAIASAFAVLVSQLSHLTGGEDGLNYRIPRELTPAFRLVEERVFGVRIDGRVLSYYLVFGVSLALFLAMLRIVNSPFGRTLQAVRDNAFRAEAIGYRVVWYRTTATVLSAVMAALAGSLLALWLRYTGPATTLSMEIMIDILLMVVIGGMGTMYGAVIGATLFILAQTYLQDLMGAAEKATSAVPLVSMLIAPERWLLWLGVLFVLSVYFFPAGVVGRLRAGKS
- a CDS encoding alpha/beta fold hydrolase — its product is MPDGLFLHEAGSGTPLLLLHGWSCHGGFFAPQVEALAERALVLAPDLPGHGRTGGAFAPTIEVAADAAAALLAERDLSGVVVCGWSMGAHVAYALAQRHGTARIKALIAIDMTPKVLNDADWRLGSRDGLDAERNADVLARLVPSWPAPATRIAERIFATDRTPDAALLDFARREIAASDPVLLAAMWASLTGQDFRAVLPRLEVPLHLAMGDHSALYGPEVADWYRRMVPTARLHRFAASGHAPHLEEADRFNALLGTLLAG
- a CDS encoding cold-shock protein, translated to MRENGTIKFFNYDRGFGFITPENGGKDVFVHISAFEQAGLPAPEEGAKVTFVAEDDRRGRGKQAGQLELA
- a CDS encoding phosphate acetyltransferase — its product is MSFETGQSAETTRIFGADDIAVFDALSGGPAVAPGTVPGPLIGALFSYLLGVELPGPGTNYLKQDMRFLAPAPLGVPLTARVTITRLRSEKHLVDLETVCETADGTRLCEGRALVYVEDAVKRL
- a CDS encoding MaoC family dehydratase; the encoded protein is MTPPFPIIDTWTPRQADFDAFARVSGDDNPIHVDPDFSARTRFGRTVSHGMLLYTRLHGLVGRHWPGRAQAFQALMFPNPAYADEELVLEIAPKDGAPGHMAVRVTRRADGAECLVGDFTLAGDPAAGDPA
- a CDS encoding AMP-binding protein encodes the protein MDYVTDMAARRAELTPGATAFVDRESGLTLTFEDVERRARRLANALTELGLSAGDRLAVLCLNRPDFFVVLFAAQKARLILVPLNWRQPVAELSPLIPACGAKILIHDKAFEAEARHLSATHRLRRIAMGPGQDADFSLDELIAAAAESRASVRVSASDPWYLLFTSGTTGLPKAVIQTAGMAWANAINYAQATDLTSADTSLNFLPLFHTAGINLMTLPLFLLGGASTVLRKFDADAVVDLLGAGACTAFFGVPAIYQALSLHPRFSELDLAAVRSYACGGAPIPEHLLRLYASRGATICNGMGMTETGPTVFIMDRAGAARKIGSVGKAQILAEVRLEAPDGSLVEGPGEGELQIRGPGVTPGYMDNPAATAAAFTADGWLKSGDVARRDADGYYYIVDRIKDMYISGGENVYPAEVERVLVDHPDILEAVVVGIPDERWGEVGAAYLIARPGHTVDPAGLPAWCRERLAGYKVPRRFAVVADLPRTAAGKVRKNLLKDQPAAPAKPGTSDA
- a CDS encoding enoyl-CoA hydratase/isomerase family protein gives rise to the protein MTAPVELALRDGIATLTLARTDRHNALVPELVDALRARLAEAVATEPVALVLASAARSFSTGGDIAGFLAHAGTAEELLAYSRRLVSGLHAAILELLRFPAPVVAAVNGPLTGGSLGLVLAADLVAMSRSAFLQPYYVEMGFAPDGGWTALLPERVGVSAALAIQLLNRRIDADEAHALGLATQVVEPDGLGSAVDAWMAALRTKDRRALAATRSGVWDAPRLALVAARLDRERDRFLDLVGHPDTVARMRRFSGGR
- a CDS encoding TetR/AcrR family transcriptional regulator, whose amino-acid sequence is MAQGKDRTARPRARVAGGGRAGTRPGAGPGPQSGSAAGSQTAGQPKTARGEATRRAILGAAERVIGAKGFNDASIGAITREAGCAQGTFYIYFKSKDEVFSELVLEMGRLVRRALTEATADIPDRLEAEKAGLNGFLAFVAAHPDLYRIIQEALFVDPAAYRAYFRTFAEGYRTALEAADAAGQIRPGDSEIRAWALMGIARALGERMVVWGDTTPIDTVVEAAHDLIAHGLAPERDR